Proteins encoded in a region of the Streptomyces sp. NBC_01298 genome:
- a CDS encoding MFS transporter, translating to MALSSPGTGTAAATTDAPATRRGLLPLLLVGNGAMYALYIGVAGVLLALQVEDIDAANKVSNFGLIAGVSAIFATVFNPVAGALSDRSGRRNPWILGGGLAAIPAMFLLGLADTILLITIAWCLGQAVMNIYQAAITSVVPDRVPMSARGKASAAVGLGLPLGSTVGALIGAAFSDDYRTGYLIFGALVAGAAVLFTVCTREERRPAKPSMPVKEQLAAFASALKDHDFRWAFIGRALLVLGYFAVSGYQLYILQDHTVLPEGMKPEAAVAIMMPLTSVAMVVSTVLGGWLSDKYDRRKLFVGASALLSAIALVIPALSTSWTAMLAFAVINGLAFGSYMAVDTALVTMVLPKAEDAARDMGVLNIANAGPQIIAPFIASVIVSVSGGYTALFIAAAALAVAGALAVKPIRSVR from the coding sequence GTGGCCCTTTCCTCCCCCGGCACCGGCACCGCCGCCGCCACCACCGACGCCCCCGCCACCCGGCGCGGCCTGCTCCCCTTGCTGCTCGTCGGCAACGGAGCCATGTACGCCCTCTACATCGGCGTCGCCGGCGTACTCCTCGCCCTCCAGGTCGAAGACATCGACGCGGCGAACAAGGTCTCCAACTTCGGCCTGATCGCGGGGGTCTCGGCGATCTTCGCGACGGTCTTCAACCCGGTCGCGGGCGCCCTGTCCGACCGCAGCGGACGGCGCAACCCCTGGATCCTGGGCGGTGGGCTCGCCGCGATACCGGCGATGTTCCTGCTCGGCCTCGCGGACACGATCCTGCTCATCACCATCGCCTGGTGCCTCGGCCAGGCCGTGATGAACATCTACCAAGCCGCCATCACCTCCGTGGTTCCCGACCGGGTGCCGATGAGCGCCCGCGGCAAGGCCTCCGCCGCCGTCGGCCTCGGCCTGCCGCTGGGTTCGACCGTCGGCGCCCTGATCGGCGCTGCGTTCTCGGACGACTACCGCACCGGGTACCTGATCTTCGGCGCGCTCGTCGCCGGCGCCGCCGTCCTGTTCACCGTCTGCACCCGCGAGGAGCGGCGCCCGGCCAAGCCCTCCATGCCGGTCAAGGAGCAGCTCGCCGCCTTCGCGAGCGCCCTCAAGGACCACGACTTCCGCTGGGCGTTCATCGGGCGGGCCCTGCTGGTCCTCGGCTACTTCGCGGTGAGCGGCTACCAGCTGTACATCCTCCAGGACCACACCGTGCTGCCCGAGGGCATGAAGCCGGAGGCTGCGGTCGCCATCATGATGCCGCTGACCAGCGTGGCGATGGTCGTCTCCACCGTCCTCGGCGGATGGCTCTCGGACAAGTACGACCGCCGCAAGCTCTTCGTCGGCGCCTCCGCCCTGCTGTCCGCCATCGCCCTGGTGATCCCGGCCCTGTCGACCAGCTGGACGGCCATGCTGGCCTTCGCCGTGATCAACGGCCTCGCCTTCGGCTCCTACATGGCCGTGGACACCGCCCTGGTGACGATGGTGCTCCCCAAGGCCGAGGACGCCGCCCGCGACATGGGCGTACTCAACATCGCCAACGCGGGCCCGCAGATCATCGCCCCCTTCATCGCCTCGGTCATCGTGTCCGTGAGCGGCGGCTACACGGCCCTGTTCATCGCGGCCGCCGCCCTGGCGGTGGCCGGCGCCCTGGCGGTCAAGCCGATCCGCAGCGTCCGCTGA
- a CDS encoding alpha/beta fold hydrolase, with protein MQLHTHTWGEGDRVALLIHGIMADHRTWRRVGPALAERGYRVIAVDLRGHGASGRGEYSPEAFADDVAETLPVGAELAIGHSLGGLTLSKAVDRLKPRRAVFSDPAWHLAELGEGFGPEMFAQFKSAPKEQIQAMNPRWEEADVDVELATLALWDEATALSLAPLMGTDLLPAAPVVPSLVQLADPSFLISPERATLLKERGFELRSVTGAGHTIHRDDFDGFMASLEGWI; from the coding sequence GTGCAGCTCCACACCCACACCTGGGGCGAAGGCGACCGCGTCGCCCTCCTGATCCACGGGATCATGGCCGACCACCGGACCTGGCGCCGGGTCGGCCCCGCCCTCGCCGAACGCGGCTACCGCGTCATCGCCGTGGACCTGCGCGGCCACGGCGCCAGCGGCCGGGGCGAGTACAGCCCGGAGGCCTTCGCCGACGACGTGGCCGAAACCCTGCCGGTCGGCGCGGAACTCGCCATCGGCCACTCCCTCGGCGGCCTGACCCTCTCGAAGGCCGTCGACCGCCTGAAGCCCAGGCGTGCCGTGTTCTCGGACCCCGCCTGGCACCTGGCGGAGCTCGGCGAGGGCTTCGGGCCCGAGATGTTCGCCCAGTTCAAGTCCGCGCCCAAGGAGCAGATCCAGGCGATGAACCCGCGCTGGGAGGAGGCCGACGTGGACGTCGAACTGGCCACCCTCGCCCTCTGGGACGAGGCGACCGCCCTCAGCCTGGCTCCGCTGATGGGCACGGACCTGCTGCCGGCCGCACCGGTGGTCCCGTCGCTCGTGCAGCTGGCGGACCCGAGCTTCCTGATCTCGCCGGAGCGCGCGACGCTCCTCAAGGAGCGCGGCTTCGAGCTCCGCTCGGTGACCGGCGCCGGCCACACCATCCACCGCGACGACTTCGACGGCTTCATGGCCTCGCTGGAGGGCTGGATCTAG
- a CDS encoding RidA family protein — MTVKLVNPNGLPKPDVYRQLSIATGSKLVFLAGQVARDAEGRPVGEGDFAAQVEQCYLNIGTALGEIGGSFDDVAKLTVYVVDWSPEKMPLLGEGVARAAAKLGVDPVKPITLLGVAALGEPDLLVEVEATAVLD, encoded by the coding sequence ATGACCGTGAAGCTCGTCAATCCCAACGGGTTGCCGAAACCGGACGTCTACCGTCAGCTCTCGATCGCCACCGGGTCGAAACTGGTGTTCCTCGCGGGCCAGGTGGCGCGCGATGCCGAGGGGCGTCCTGTCGGTGAGGGGGACTTCGCCGCTCAGGTAGAGCAGTGCTATCTCAACATCGGCACCGCCCTGGGCGAGATCGGCGGATCCTTCGACGACGTGGCCAAGTTGACCGTCTACGTCGTCGACTGGAGCCCAGAGAAGATGCCGCTGCTGGGGGAGGGCGTGGCCCGGGCGGCGGCCAAACTGGGTGTCGACCCCGTCAAGCCGATCACGCTGCTGGGCGTCGCGGCGCTGGGGGAACCCGATCTTCTCGTCGAGGTCGAAGCCACGGCCGTGCTCGACTGA
- a CDS encoding TetR/AcrR family transcriptional regulator, giving the protein MARTKDPAIRSLLIERAAMMLRTREPVTLRSVVAGTGVSTMAVYTYFGGMDGLWTAMRQEGFKGLAARLDTVEPSADPVRDLAALGAAYVSHALAAPDLYRIMFDAGFALEDAKAADETLHRLVSAVERAKSDGRFHDDTDPLTLATQSWVIGHGLASLVATGPLPRHVLAQGVPMLTALFTNSGDTADGCRRSVERGWRMAPAPTPDGP; this is encoded by the coding sequence ATGGCGCGAACCAAAGACCCGGCGATCCGTTCCCTCCTGATCGAACGGGCCGCCATGATGCTGCGCACCCGGGAACCGGTCACGCTCCGTTCCGTCGTGGCCGGAACCGGCGTATCGACGATGGCCGTCTACACCTACTTCGGAGGCATGGACGGCCTGTGGACGGCCATGCGCCAGGAAGGCTTCAAAGGCCTGGCCGCCCGGCTCGACACGGTGGAGCCGTCCGCAGATCCGGTACGGGACCTGGCCGCACTCGGAGCCGCCTACGTGAGCCACGCCCTCGCCGCCCCCGATCTCTACCGGATCATGTTCGACGCCGGCTTCGCACTCGAAGACGCCAAGGCCGCGGACGAGACCCTGCACCGCCTGGTCAGCGCCGTCGAACGGGCCAAGTCGGACGGCCGCTTTCACGACGACACCGACCCCCTGACCCTGGCGACGCAAAGCTGGGTGATCGGCCACGGACTCGCGTCCCTGGTCGCGACGGGCCCACTGCCGCGTCACGTCCTCGCCCAGGGCGTGCCCATGCTGACCGCGCTGTTCACGAACTCCGGCGATACCGCCGACGGGTGCCGCCGGTCCGTGGAGCGGGGCTGGCGGATGGCACCCGCCCCCACCCCGGACGGCCCGTAA
- a CDS encoding tyrosine-type recombinase/integrase — protein MFSGSIYKRCKCTEPKLDESGQSVLDAAGNPKTRELGTNCPELKKRDHGSWYYYVNLPDGPRGERRRPRKGGFLTRTAAQHAAQELWSEANHGIKVESRETVEQFLRRWLNNRVDLKRKTRCDYADFIERLYIPALGQLTMRELRTRHIQAMFEDIWTYNKVKEENRIQAEQALAACEAARQAWRQAPRPRPPELRTHWDDAKAALKVARTKPRQDTGPGTQKRILDALSAALKAAAMEKLITENWADEVVIPKYEKPRPLVWTEERVARWRETGEKPSSVMVWTPELTGQFLDAAAGHRMYVMWHLQVFRGPRRGEAAGLTWAEVDMTRGTANIVQQLVSDTSHKLFEETPKSRSGRRTIALDSATHALLTTWRDVQRAKRVEWEAKHKQNPEKYGPYVDSGYVFTQDNGTPWHPDNVSKVFDRLVRRLDMPPIRLHDLRHCAASLSLAAGLSMKAIQTLLGHATFTLTADTYTSLLPQFEKEAAEAPVALVPRAHHRSAVPAQEDRPQMTLISGESSASGRKTAA, from the coding sequence ATGTTCAGCGGCAGCATCTACAAGCGGTGCAAGTGCACGGAACCGAAACTCGACGAGTCGGGACAGTCTGTCCTCGACGCGGCCGGCAATCCGAAGACTCGCGAGCTCGGAACCAACTGCCCTGAACTGAAGAAGCGTGACCACGGAAGCTGGTACTACTACGTCAACCTTCCCGACGGACCCCGCGGAGAACGCCGCCGCCCCCGCAAGGGAGGCTTCCTAACCCGCACGGCAGCCCAGCACGCCGCGCAAGAGCTGTGGAGCGAAGCCAACCACGGAATCAAGGTCGAGTCCCGAGAGACCGTCGAACAGTTCCTTCGACGCTGGCTGAACAACCGTGTCGACCTCAAGAGGAAGACCCGATGCGACTACGCCGACTTCATCGAGCGCCTCTACATCCCCGCCCTCGGCCAGCTGACCATGCGAGAACTCCGAACCCGGCACATCCAGGCGATGTTCGAGGACATCTGGACCTACAACAAGGTCAAGGAAGAGAACCGCATCCAGGCGGAGCAAGCCCTGGCGGCATGTGAGGCCGCACGCCAAGCGTGGCGACAGGCCCCCCGGCCACGCCCGCCGGAGCTCCGCACGCACTGGGATGACGCCAAGGCGGCCCTCAAGGTGGCCCGAACCAAGCCCCGCCAGGACACCGGCCCCGGAACACAGAAGCGCATCCTCGACGCGCTCTCCGCCGCTCTCAAGGCTGCCGCGATGGAAAAACTCATCACCGAGAACTGGGCCGACGAAGTCGTCATCCCGAAGTACGAGAAGCCGCGCCCCCTGGTCTGGACCGAGGAGCGCGTCGCACGCTGGCGCGAGACCGGAGAGAAGCCGAGCTCCGTCATGGTCTGGACCCCCGAGCTCACCGGACAATTCCTCGACGCCGCCGCAGGTCACCGCATGTACGTGATGTGGCACTTGCAGGTGTTCCGCGGTCCTCGTCGAGGTGAAGCCGCAGGGCTCACCTGGGCGGAAGTCGACATGACCCGAGGAACCGCGAACATCGTTCAGCAGCTGGTCTCAGACACCTCACACAAGCTCTTCGAAGAAACCCCCAAGAGCCGCAGCGGCCGACGAACCATCGCCCTCGACTCCGCTACGCACGCACTCCTGACCACCTGGCGCGACGTCCAACGGGCCAAGCGAGTCGAGTGGGAAGCGAAGCACAAGCAGAACCCTGAGAAGTACGGCCCCTACGTCGACAGCGGGTATGTCTTCACCCAGGACAACGGGACGCCCTGGCACCCGGACAACGTGTCCAAGGTCTTCGACCGGCTAGTCAGGCGGCTCGACATGCCTCCGATCAGGCTCCACGACCTGCGCCACTGCGCGGCCTCCCTCAGCCTCGCCGCCGGCCTCTCCATGAAGGCCATCCAGACACTGCTGGGACATGCCACCTTCACGCTCACCGCGGACACCTACACCAGCCTGCTGCCGCAGTTCGAGAAGGAGGCCGCGGAGGCCCCCGTCGCCCTCGTTCCCCGAGCCCACCACCGCTCGGCAGTACCAGCGCAGGAGGACAGGCCTCAGATGACGCTCATCTCGGGAGAGTCGAGCGCGAGCGGCAGGAAGACCGCCGCCTAG
- a CDS encoding DNA-binding protein, with amino-acid sequence MSSSVSVMQARPGGRERRGSMTMAALLELPPTVNVTTAARALSIGKDTAYKLIKSGQFPVQVIALGSTSKVSTASLWELLGVRH; translated from the coding sequence ATGTCCTCATCTGTTTCCGTCATGCAGGCTCGCCCGGGGGGCCGGGAGCGGCGCGGGTCGATGACCATGGCGGCGCTGCTGGAGCTGCCGCCGACGGTGAATGTGACCACTGCGGCCCGCGCCCTGTCGATCGGCAAGGACACGGCGTACAAGCTGATCAAGTCCGGCCAGTTCCCCGTTCAGGTCATCGCGCTGGGGTCGACGTCAAAGGTCTCGACCGCTTCACTGTGGGAGCTGCTGGGCGTTCGCCACTGA
- a CDS encoding recombinase family protein codes for MGRLSGYASGGGLNSDEAAYLRQAASRFFPTDPQMSQNSIATWVNDQGGRTATGGLWRGETLVRTLSNPKMAGLDADGNPIEGFGETVLAPGEYHRLMARFKERQAQPAPRRDSYEYLLTQGLSDCGECGYDISGARVSADAGPGYRCLPPTETRHSCGKVRMNADRLEPAVAEQVLADLLRPEVHAKLLRLQEDAREELARLREHIDGAEDRFAALKSMRKSMVPQAYKAAEQATKDDLKASLVRVRFLGQLTKVPLSDVNDIVSWWNSAPRASQRGLVMLSVTKVHVLASGGGRNHDPHSRIRIDWRTSTS; via the coding sequence ATGGGACGGCTGTCCGGCTACGCCAGCGGCGGGGGGCTCAACTCCGACGAAGCGGCGTACCTGCGGCAGGCGGCCTCCCGGTTCTTCCCGACCGACCCACAGATGTCGCAGAACTCGATCGCCACCTGGGTCAACGACCAGGGGGGACGCACCGCCACCGGCGGGCTGTGGCGCGGCGAGACCCTCGTCCGCACGCTGTCCAACCCGAAGATGGCAGGGCTGGATGCGGACGGTAACCCCATCGAAGGCTTCGGGGAAACCGTCTTGGCCCCGGGCGAGTACCACCGCCTCATGGCGCGCTTCAAGGAGCGGCAGGCCCAGCCGGCACCGCGCCGGGACTCCTACGAGTACCTGCTCACCCAGGGGCTCTCGGACTGCGGTGAGTGCGGCTACGACATCTCCGGGGCCCGGGTGAGCGCCGACGCAGGACCGGGCTACCGCTGCCTGCCGCCCACCGAGACCCGTCACTCCTGCGGCAAGGTCCGCATGAACGCGGACCGCCTCGAGCCCGCCGTGGCTGAGCAGGTCCTCGCGGACCTCCTGCGGCCAGAAGTCCACGCGAAGCTCCTGCGTCTCCAGGAAGATGCCCGCGAGGAACTGGCCCGCCTCCGCGAGCACATCGACGGAGCCGAGGATCGTTTTGCGGCTCTCAAGTCCATGCGGAAGTCCATGGTCCCCCAGGCGTACAAGGCCGCGGAGCAGGCTACGAAGGACGACCTCAAGGCCAGCCTCGTTCGCGTTCGGTTCCTGGGGCAGCTCACCAAGGTTCCGCTCTCCGACGTGAACGACATCGTGTCCTGGTGGAATTCGGCGCCGCGCGCTTCGCAGCGCGGTCTGGTGATGCTGTCGGTGACGAAGGTGCACGTGCTGGCTTCCGGCGGCGGTCGCAACCACGACCCGCACAGCCGCATCCGGATCGACTGGCGGACGTCCACCAGCTGA